From a single Apium graveolens cultivar Ventura chromosome 2, ASM990537v1, whole genome shotgun sequence genomic region:
- the LOC141707684 gene encoding alkane hydroxylase MAH1-like, translating into MDMNIMIQFLFLFLFILFIFLKFWINGSCRSSKLTNWPVLGMTPGLLKNAHRVHDFATDVLKENHGTFQFKGPVLADLDLLVTSDPADVHYIFSQNFRKYPKGPEFRKIFDILGDGIFNADGNLWELHRKTTSSLFNHAEFYKMLLETTKNKVKKGLIPVLDHVSRNEIEVDLQEIFQRLTFDNICSLLLDHDPQSLSIDLPYIPCEKAFTATEEALLYRHMLPGSILKLQRMIGFGKEKCLSKARVAFDGFIYKCISRKRQQIQIGDSGESPAPEAESDKLDFLTAYMEAYKGKTENPEIFLRDTLLNLMIAGRDTTSTALSWFFWLLAENPAVECKIQEEIKSKLHSQEEGIWMLPNKREELGKLVYLHGALCEALRLFPPVALEHKAPIGPDILPSGHQVNKDSKIVLSFYSMGRMENIWGDDCLEFRPERWITDKGGIKHEPSYKFPAFNAGPRTCLGKDMAFTQMKIIAISIIHNYRIEVVEGHQVVPSDSIILQMKYGLKAMICRRSV; encoded by the coding sequence ATGGATATGAATATTATGATTCAATTTCTATTCCTCTTTCTCTTTATACTTTTTATTTTTCTCAAGTTTTGGATAAATGGAAGTTGCAGAAGCTCGAAGCTAACCAACTGGCCCGTGCTGGGCATGACACCGGGCCTTCTCAAGAATGCTCATAGAGTACATGACTTCGCGACAGATGTTCTTAAAGAAAACCACGGCACTTTCCAGTTCAAAGGTCCTGTTTTAGCTGACTTGGACTTGCTTGTCACTTCTGATCCTGCTGATGTCCACTATATCTTCAGTCAGAATTTCAGAAAATACCCAAAAGGCCCTGAGTTTCGCAAGATTTTTGATATTCTTGGTGACGGTATTTTTAATGCTGATGGTAATCTTTGGGAACTTCATCGTAAAACTACATCATCTCTTTTTAACCATGCAGAGTTTTATAAGATGTTATTAGAGACGACAAAAAATAAAGTGAAGAAAGGGCTAATCCCGGTTCTTGATCATGTCTCGAGAAATGAAATTGAGGTGGATTTGCAGGAGATATTTCAGAGGCTTACTTTTGATAACATATGCTCCCTGCTTTTAGACCATGACCCTCAAAGCCTATCAATTGATCTACCTTATATTCCTTGCGAAAAGGCGTTTACAGCAACTGAGGAGGCGCTTTTATACAGGCATATGTTGCCTGGAAGCATTTTGAAGCTTCAACGTATGATTGGATTTGGTAAAGAAAAATGTTTAAGTAAAGCTCGAGTTGCTTTTGATGGTTTTATATATAAATGTATCTCAAGGAAGCGCCAACAAATACAAATTGGAGATTCTGGAGAGTCGCCTGCACCAGAGGCAGAGAGCGATAAGCTAGATTTTCTTACAGCCTATATGGAAGCATACAAAGGAAAGACTGAAAATCCTGAAATATTTTTACGAGACACTTTGTTGAATTTAATGATTGCAGGGAGAGATACCACTAGCACAGCTCTTTCTTGGTTTTTTTGGCTCCTTGCCGAAAACCCTGCAGTCGAATGCAAGATTCAGGAAGAAATTAAGTCAAAGCTGCattcacaagaagaaggaatcTGGATGCTTCCTAACAAAAGAGAAGAATTGGGTAAACTAGTTTATCTACATGGAGCTTTATGTGAGGCTTTAAGACTTTTTCCACCAGTTGCTTTGGAACACAAGGCTCCGATAGGACCAGACATTCTTCCAAGTGGTCATCAGGTGAATAAGGACTCTAAAATTGTGTTATCTTTTTATTCCATGGGAAGAATGGAGAACATATGGGGAGATGATTGCTTAGAGTTCAGGCCAGAGCGATGGATAACTGATAAAGGAGGGATTAAACATGAACCTTCGTACAAGTTTCCTGCGTTTAATGCAGGGCCAAGAACTTGTTTAGGTAAGGATATGGCGTTCACTCAAATGAAAATTATTGCAATAAGTATTATACATAATTACAGAATTGAAGTTGTTGAAGGTCATCAGGTAGTCCCAAGTGATTCCATTATTCTTCAAATGAAGTATGGTTTGAAAGCCATGATATGCAGAAGAAGTGTTTAG